A portion of the Juglans microcarpa x Juglans regia isolate MS1-56 chromosome 1D, Jm3101_v1.0, whole genome shotgun sequence genome contains these proteins:
- the LOC121266167 gene encoding 1-aminocyclopropane-1-carboxylate synthase 1, with translation MVVLSKIATNDRHGENSPYFDGWKAYDMNPYHPTKNRDGVIQMGLAENQLCFDLSEDWIRKNPKASICTAEGVDEFKNIAIFQDYHGLPEFRQAVASFMGRVRGGRVKFDPERIVMSGGATGANELIMFCLADPGDAFLVPSPYYPAFDRDLGWRTGVQIVPVHCDSSNGFLITKAALEAAYEKAQEDNINIKGLLIANPSNPLGTVLDRDTLKSLVSFVNEKNIHLVCDEIYAATLFSTPNFVSISEIMQEMEYCNPDLIHIVYSLSKDMGLPGFRVGIVYSYNDTVVSCGRKMSSFGLVSSQTQHLLAAMLSDEEFVGNYLEQSSKRLEKRHNAFTKGLAKAGITCLKSNAGLFVWMDLRRLLKEQTLEAEMALWRVIINEVKVNVSPGSSFHCSEPGWFRVCFANMDDETVEVALQRINAFVRQEKDGNNKAQGKRTKCLPKKLQLSFSFRRYDEGLMSPHIMSPHSPHVPLSPLVRART, from the exons ATGGTGGTGTTGAGTAAGATTGCAACAAATGACCGCCATGGGGAGAATTCTCCATACTTCGATGGATGGAAGGCCTATGATATGAACCCTTATCACCCTACCAAAAACCGCGATGGAGTTATTCAGATGGGTCTTGCTGAAAATCAG CTTTGCTTTGATTTGAGTGAAGACTGGATCAGGAAAAATCCCAAGGCTTCCATTTGCACAGCTGAAGGAGTCGATGAGTTCAAGAATATTGCCATATTTCAGGATTACCATGGCTTGCCGGAGTTCAgacaa gcTGTGGCGAGCTTTATGGGGAGAGTAAGAGGTGGTCGGGTCAAGTTTGATCCAGAACGCATAGTCATGAGCGGTGGAGCAACAGGAGCAAACGAGCTAATCATGTTCTGTTTGGCAGATCCTGGAGATGCTTTTCTTGTACCCTCTCCTTATTATCCAGC ATTTGATCGCGACCTGGGGTGGAGAACTGGTGTGCAGATAGTTCCTGTTCACTGTGATAGCTCCAATGGTTTCCTAATAACAAAAGCAGCATTAGAAGCAGCATATGAAAAGGCCCAAGAAGACAACATCAACATAAAGGGCTTGCTCATTGCAAACCCATCAAATCCTTTGGGCACTGTTCTAGACAGAGACACACTAAAAAGCCTAGTAAGCTTCGTTAATGAAAAGAACATCCACCTAGTTTGCGACGAAATCTATGCAGCCACTCTCTTCAGCACTCCAAACTTCGTAAGCATTTCCGAGATCATGCAAGAGATGGAGTACTGCAACCCTGATCTCATTCACATCGTTTATAGCTTGTCTAAGGACATGGGTCTTCCTGGCTTTAGGGTTGGCATAGTTTACTCTTACAATGATACTGTCGTGAGCTGTGGCCGCAAAATGTCGAGCTTCGGATTGGTATCCTCCCAAACTCAACATCTGCTTGCGGCAATGCTGTCTGACGAGGAGTTTGTCGGGAACTATCTGGAGCAGAGTTCGAAGAGGCTAGAGAAGAGGCATAACGCCTTCACCAAAGGACTTGCGAAAGCAGGGATTACTTGCTTGAAAAGCAATGCTGGCctttttgtttggatggatTTGCGTAGGCTTCTCAAAGAACAAACACTTGAGGCTGAGATGGCGCTGTGGCGCGTAATCATCAACGAGGTGAAGGTCAATGTCTCCCCAGGATCTTCGTTCCATTGCTCAGAACCAGGTTGGTTTAGGGTCTGCTTCGCAAACATGGACGATGAGACGGTGGAAGTCGCACTCCAGAGAATCAATGCATTTGTACGTCAAGAAAAAGATGGAAATAATAAGGCGCAGGGGAAGAGAACTAAATGTTTGCCAAAGAAGCTTCAGCTTAGCTTCTCCTTTCGAAGATACGATGAGGGACTCATGTCGCCACACATCATGTCCCCTCACTCTCCTCATGTTCCTCTCTCGCCGCTTGTTCGAGCAAGGACTTAG